One window from the genome of Pedobacter schmidteae encodes:
- a CDS encoding lmo0937 family membrane protein: MGNLLYLVAVVLVILWIIGFFFHGFGPNVGGLIHILLVIAVIAILLKVINRAA, translated from the coding sequence ATGGGAAATCTACTTTATCTTGTTGCCGTAGTATTAGTGATATTATGGATTATTGGCTTCTTTTTTCATGGATTTGGGCCTAATGTAGGTGGCTTAATTCATATTTTGCTGGTTATTGCAGTGATCGCTATTTTGCTGAAAGTGATTAACCGGGCAGCATAA
- a CDS encoding 2-C-methyl-D-erythritol 4-phosphate cytidylyltransferase, which yields MKYYAIIVAGGSGNRMKSTVAKQFLLLNEKPVLMHTISAFHECKLKPQILLVLNIEQHKYWEELCATYNFNIPHQVLKGGEQRFHSVKNGLKTIKGKGVVAVHDAVRPLISPELILKSYQFAQTNSNCVVGIKPTDSVRKTLENGDSQAINRTELMLIQTPQTFDVDLLKKAYQTAFRNEFTDDASVVEYTGATIHLIEGERTNIKITYPEDLAIASVLLQNRKETT from the coding sequence ATGAAGTACTACGCTATTATAGTGGCTGGCGGATCCGGCAACAGAATGAAAAGCACCGTTGCCAAGCAGTTTTTATTGCTAAATGAAAAGCCTGTTTTAATGCACACCATAAGCGCCTTTCATGAGTGTAAGTTAAAACCGCAAATTTTGCTTGTGCTAAATATAGAACAACATAAGTATTGGGAAGAACTCTGTGCAACTTATAATTTCAACATCCCACACCAGGTACTGAAAGGTGGCGAACAGCGGTTTCACTCTGTAAAAAACGGACTAAAGACAATTAAAGGAAAAGGCGTTGTAGCCGTACATGATGCGGTAAGGCCCTTAATTTCACCCGAGTTGATTCTTAAAAGTTACCAGTTTGCACAGACCAATAGCAATTGTGTGGTTGGAATCAAACCTACGGACTCGGTCAGAAAAACACTGGAAAATGGAGATAGCCAAGCCATAAACAGGACGGAACTAATGCTCATCCAAACACCCCAGACATTTGATGTAGACCTACTCAAAAAAGCTTATCAGACTGCTTTTAGAAATGAATTTACCGATGATGCTTCTGTGGTAGAATATACAGGAGCAACAATCCATCTGATTGAGGGAGAAAGGACAAATATAAAAATCACCTATCCGGAAGATCTTGCAATTGCTTCGGTTTTACTCCAAAATAGAAAAGAGACCACCTAA